The sequence AACTCTGGTTTCAAGTAAATTGTAAAATGGTTTGTGTATAAAAGAACAATAAACGTTCTTCAGCAATGAGTCATACAGTAGGTTCTTCTAGTCTAAACCTAAACTGATAAAACTCAGACTCAACATGCGAATATAGTCAAAatgtttcagctgaaaaccaatcATGTCTGCAAATGGTTTGAAAAACACACCAAAAGACATCTATGCAACGTATGGAACATCTGACATTGACACTACTTTTCAAACACAGATCTCTCCTCTACATATTGCATTGAGGGTTTGCAATGGTTAGGTCACTACAAATGCAGTCCTTCCACTTTTAATTCACAAAATCATACTTTTCACAATGATTAGAACCACATGCTTGTGAAAGGTGCACAAGAAAAGAAAGTAAAGTGCTTTGAACTTGAGTGTGCTTTTAGTCGACCAGCAATGCttcatttaatgtttaattgaaCTATTCTATAGCTTGTGTATTGCTTGTAAGTGTGGTGGGACTTGTTCACCTGTCACTTAGATGgtgaaagctgctgctctcatCTGGGTGGTCTTCTTCAAAACTCAAATTGGACCAACTTCCAAGACTGTCATCACCAACACTCAAACTAAGCTGTTGACTCACTGTTGACTCCGTCACATTGACGCCATCCCTTCTAGGAGTACTGAAACACAGAAAATCATCaggaaacacaaaaaaagtttaagtgATAGAATGTGTGTATGACGGTGAAATCTGTGTCACTTTACCCAAAATTGACGGTTTGGCAGGCGTTGGACAATGCAGATGTCATAATCTCTGTGGTAAGACTTTCTGCAAAGCTTGCGCCATCATGACCAATCCCACTGTCTGCATTCAAGCTAGTGCAGCTCAGCTCCTTTTTGGCTTTCTCAATGACACTAGACACCATTTCTTCAGCAAAAGTAGCTCTCTTTTCCAAATCAATGTGAATTCTAGGAATTTCCAATCCAGTCACTGCATCGGATTCTTGTTGCCTTCTTTTCAGTCCCTGGAAACCACGACGACCATCTCTACTGCAAAACAGGCATTCTCGACCTTGGCAGTATCGGCAGGTTCCATATGCCTCAGCCAGCTTTTCTGTGAAGGAATTAGGTTCAAGTGCCCTCCTGTCCCCAGCTGCCTGAACACATGCCGGCCCCAGTGTCATTTCCAAAGTGTCATCAACAATTTTCCTGGCATAATGTTCAATCACTTGCATGACACTGCTGTTGCTTTTGCTATCATTCAAGCTGCTCATACTATGATACAGCCTGTTAGTTTCTGTATAAGTTAAAAGAGAACATGAAAATGTACTTTTGATGAGATTTTCGGGCATGTCCTCGACACTGGATTTCCTGTAGAGGCAAGAATCAGTGAGCGATTTAGGCAGTCGAACTGATGACATTCTCAGCTTTCTCGTAACGTCACATGTGATGTTGTAGGCGAGCGACTCTGCAAAGTTCACAAGTTCTACATATTCGTTACTGCTCATGTCTTGACCGTCTTGACAAGCACATGGCAGAGATTCACAAGAGGATCCATCTTTTCCATCAGTAAGTGCAGTGTGGGATGACTTGGATATGGGAATTTGAGAGACATCAGCACTACGATCATGGTGTAAACGCCTAGAGGAGTGTAGCCTCAAAGGAGATCTCTGCTTTATTTTTCGTGCCGCATGAGCCAGGCCAGATTTTATAGATCTATATGCCAAACGAGTGGCATACTGATCCAATATAAGCTCTCGGTTACCTCCCTCTTTCTTGAGCACCTTAATGAGGTATCCTGCATATTCGTCAGTGACACTTTCGCAACTTGGATACTCTGATGACATTCCACTTGCTTGGACGTCAGCAGACAATTGACAAGTCAAACTTCCCAAAAGGCCATCTCCACTCTGACACTTGTCAGTAGAGTTTATAGATCCTCTTTTTATCGTTTTGTGACGACAGTGGGTTGAACTCATCATCCTCTTGACATCGTTGATGACTTCTCCAGCCACTTCTCCAGCATATGTCCACAAAGAATTCAAAGTCTGTTCAGAAAACTGTGCACTATGCAAGGCAACACTGCCTTTTCTCTCTTCACCCACAGGCTTCTTCACATCTCCGAGACTTAGTGTGTCCATCTCagttgccatggaaacaatGTGGCACGCTAAACGTTCTGCATAATGGAGCGCACTCCTCTCGAACATTCTGCTCCTGACATTGGGACTCTGCTCTGACTGGCAGTTTTTAGTGTGTGGACCATCTTTCTGGTTCTCCTCGTCGTCTTCATTGCTGCCAGCTTCTTCAGAGAGAGACCTAATGAGTTTCAGCATGAAATCGGCCTTGTCTGTAACTGAACCAGCTTCTTTGGTGTCGGTGGCAGGCGGGTAATAAGGGGTGGGCGGAGGAGTCGCAGGAGAAAATTCTTTTGCAAGCGTACCTTTGAGCTTCTTCGAGAACTGTCTGATCTGTTTCTCACTGTACTGATCTAATGGCTGCTGAGGACTTGAGGGTGGAGTGCTAGGGATTTCAACTGATTTCGTTCCAGAGTTGCTGCTTGAAAAATCTTCTGCACCTACTTTTCTACCACCACAGGAGGCAACTTCAAAACTGGGTACTTCCAGCGTGTCCCTTCTCATGACAGAACGGACCTCTGGGGTGAGCTTGGATACTGGACATACACTTCTGGAGGATGTGTCACTAGAGCCCTTTGGCACCAAGTGAGAGGGAATCGGAGTGGAACCTCTCTGAGTCGACACATGTGATTTAACAATTCCATGGCTTGGAGTAGATATGCGAGCTGCTATTGTTTTGCTCAAAAAGTCTGCACAGTCCTCTACTTTCTTCTTTACTTTTGTAGAAGAATGCATTAGATCGAATGCCTCACCTACTATAGTGTCCACCATATTTCCAGAGAAGTTTTGAAAAGTCTTTCCAATCGAGGGCTTATCAGAATCACTTTCAGTGGACATGCTGTCGACAATTTCCTCACCACTGGCATCCTGGATTCTTGCAGGACCTGGCGATGATTCAGTCTGAGTTGCTGCAGACATATCTGAGGTTGATGATGCAACTTCCCCTTGGCAACAGATGGTTCTTTTAGGGCTGGTCTGACACACGTGACCAATACTGGGTTTATACTGAGAAGATTCATCTGAGTTGTGTACATGGGATATGACCTTGCCAGCCACAGGAACTGGAACACAACTGGCGATACCTGACACACAATACAAGGCTTTCTTCACTGTGCAACCAGGATCAGGCTCTTGATTTGCAGCCTCTGCGACGGCCTGAGATCCAAGATAGCTTGTTTGGGCACTGCAGGTTTTTGTGATGAGAGAACTATCTTCAGCACTCACATAGCAAATATTGTCTACTGACACACTGATAGCTGCCTGGGTAGTGAATGTCACATCAGCT is a genomic window of Chanodichthys erythropterus isolate Z2021 chromosome 14, ASM2448905v1, whole genome shotgun sequence containing:
- the akap11 gene encoding A-kinase anchor protein 11 isoform X1, whose protein sequence is MDACARIRGVPLKSRATMKKETIREGSTPCLKSLLKHKKELCNVVVELHNKEPQCLSEVHYVCLPSHAEGEDFTLQALTSLSTEMMELLRSLRVHTLKDEEILLLKDPKRPFERKDSVSQACSRALCILRHSPTPQISVCTMLGLLARYTAGIRYALELQVLQRGTSEACQAEDDDTNQSVSSIEEDFVTAFEHLEEEDTGAHSQRNQRDVASQTVPYTHLKDLTGSRIIISSIPRKSVRKGKAAAKVSETVLKPTAWPEISEIPYELSSLPKGRATSLTESDESDCSSPSPIIFLDEVGYQKSLKAKLDIPQIPILKDGVEDSDSEVSEFFDSFDQFDELDQSSDSNIKVLKEQPLPGQTEKYVDSSGCKFVSRGCSTTAMNPHKFDHRTLPANVKKPTPLKPGSPYSIHSDAPDSPRPARTPCEESGPLFSPVRSSAFSPLGEGGSLEYFWKADGDGSELRKPQDLCSLYKTYSDFANNLSKEILGSVCGYSSPVDFNINKNLSCVCHKEFKNTNGHLMKLSDIQETVTITKSQSQTLKDGIQKFATDLVEMSLGSALRDLQKGVSSCTTTLCHLAARLTSSVFQMAFHEIGMRHAYVLKERAINGLAGFLVGEAISGALKEFLFVKKQIFNNTVTRFAADLAEELVFEGIMEVCQFSHPSTPLTPGDWSFEQDEEVVSSYASDLSESVLQEAFIELSQADVTFTTQAAISVSVDNICYVSAEDSSLITKTCSAQTSYLGSQAVAEAANQEPDPGCTVKKALYCVSGIASCVPVPVAGKVISHVHNSDESSQYKPSIGHVCQTSPKRTICCQGEVASSTSDMSAATQTESSPGPARIQDASGEEIVDSMSTESDSDKPSIGKTFQNFSGNMVDTIVGEAFDLMHSSTKVKKKVEDCADFLSKTIAARISTPSHGIVKSHVSTQRGSTPIPSHLVPKGSSDTSSRSVCPVSKLTPEVRSVMRRDTLEVPSFEVASCGGRKVGAEDFSSSNSGTKSVEIPSTPPSSPQQPLDQYSEKQIRQFSKKLKGTLAKEFSPATPPPTPYYPPATDTKEAGSVTDKADFMLKLIRSLSEEAGSNEDDEENQKDGPHTKNCQSEQSPNVRSRMFERSALHYAERLACHIVSMATEMDTLSLGDVKKPVGEERKGSVALHSAQFSEQTLNSLWTYAGEVAGEVINDVKRMMSSTHCRHKTIKRGSINSTDKCQSGDGLLGSLTCQLSADVQASGMSSEYPSCESVTDEYAGYLIKVLKKEGGNRELILDQYATRLAYRSIKSGLAHAARKIKQRSPLRLHSSRRLHHDRSADVSQIPISKSSHTALTDGKDGSSCESLPCACQDGQDMSSNEYVELVNFAESLAYNITCDVTRKLRMSSVRLPKSLTDSCLYRKSSVEDMPENLIKSTFSCSLLTYTETNRLYHSMSSLNDSKSNSSVMQVIEHYARKIVDDTLEMTLGPACVQAAGDRRALEPNSFTEKLAEAYGTCRYCQGRECLFCSRDGRRGFQGLKRRQQESDAVTGLEIPRIHIDLEKRATFAEEMVSSVIEKAKKELSCTSLNADSGIGHDGASFAESLTTEIMTSALSNACQTVNFGTPRRDGVNVTESTVSQQLSLSVGDDSLGSWSNLSFEEDHPDESSSFHHLSDSVSLFLSPSSNGNSSSWSSLGLEGEVYEEHLSFSPSDSDCAEEKEAKEDSGGAVRVEREHGQAERALLVVSTDVQGGAVDPQLTAVLQWIAASITDLSLMQLSHFSGQELQQLPAVAQRLREREFRVADLLQALLRYFEECRTEEEPEAGDTRRGHKSLFQWLLEQALTLLQPSRVLMRKCTVKL
- the akap11 gene encoding A-kinase anchor protein 11 isoform X4; translation: MDACARIRGVPLKSRATMKKETIREGSTPCLKSLLKHKKELCNVVVELHNKEPQCLSEVHYVCLPSHAEGEDFTLQALTSLSTEMMELLRSLRVHTLKDEEILLLKDPKRPFERKDSVSQACSRALCILRHSPTPQISVCTMLGLLARYTAGIRYALELQVLQRGTSEACQAEDDDTNQSVSSIEEDFVTAFEHLEEEDTGAHSQRNQRDVASQTVPYTHLKDLTGSRIIISSIPRKSVRKGKAAAKVSETVLKPTAWPEISEIPYELSSLPKGRATSLTESDESDCSSPSPIIFLDEVGYQKSLKAKLDIPQIPILKDGVEDSDSEVSEFFDSFDQFDELDQSSDSNIKVLKEQPLPGQTEKYVDSSGCKFVSRGCSTTAMNPHKFDHRTLPANVKKPTPLKPGSPYSIHSDAPDSPRPARTPCEESGPLFSPVRSSAFSPLGEGGSLEYFWKADGDGSELRKPQDLCSLYKTYSDFANNLSKEILGSVCGYSSPVDFNINKNLSCVCHKEFKNTNGHLMKLSDIQETVTITKSQSQTLKDGIQKFATDLVEMSLGSALRDLQKGVSSCTTTLCHLAARLTSSVFQMAFHEIGMRHAYVLKERAINGLAGFLVGEAISGALKEFLFVKKQIFNNTVTRFAADLAEELVFEGIMEVCQFSHPSTPLTPGDWSFEQDEEVVSSYASDLSESVLQEAFIELSQADVTFTTQAAISVSVDNICYVSAEDSSLITKTCSAQTSYLGSQAVAEAANQEPDPGCTVKKALYCVSGIASCVPVPVAGKVISHVHNSDESSQYKPSIGHVCQTSPKRTICCQGEVASSTSDMSAATQTESSPGPARIQDASGEEIVDSMSTESDSDKPSIGKTFQNFSGNMVDTIVGEAFDLMHSSTKVKKKVEDCADFLSKTIAARISTPSHGIVKSHVSTQRGSTPIPSHLVPKGSSDTSSRSVCPVSKLTPEVRSVMRRDTLEVPSFEVASCGGRKVGAEDFSSSNSGTKSVEIPSTPPSSPQQPLDQYSEKQIRQFSKKLKGTLAKEFSPATPPPTPYYPPATDTKEAGSVTDKADFMLKLIRSLSEEAGSNEDDEENQKDGPHTKNCQSEQSPNVRSRMFERSALHYAERLACHIVSMATEMDTLSLGDVKKPVGEERKGSVALHSAQFSEQTLNSLWTYAGEVAGEVINDVKRMMSSTHCRHKTIKRGSINSTDKCQSGDGLLGSLTCQLSADVQASGMSSEYPSCESVTDEYAGYLIKVLKKEGGNRELILDQYATRLAYRSIKSGLAHAARKIKQRSPLRLHSSRRLHHDRSADVSQIPISKSSHTALTDGKDGSSCESLPCACQDGQDMSSNEYVELVNFAESLAYNITCDVTRKLRMSSVRLPKSLTDSCLYRKSSVEDMPENLIKSTFSCSLLTYTETNRLYHSMSSLNDSKSNSSVMQVIEHYARKIVDDTLEMTLGPACVQAAGDRRALEPNSFTEKLAEAYGTCRYCQGRECLFCSRDGRRGFQGLKRRQQESDAVTGLEIPRIHIDLEKRATFAEEMVSSVIEKAKKELSCTSLNADSGIGHDGASFAESLTTEIMTSALSNACQTVNFGTPRRDGVNVTESTVSQQLSLSVGDDSLGSWSNLSFEEDHPDESSSFHHLSDSDCAEEKEAKEDSGGAVRVEREHGQAERALLVVSTDVQGGAVDPQLTAVLQWIAASITDLSLMQLSHFSGQELQQLPAVAQRLREREFRVADLLQALLRYFEECRTEEEPEAGDTRRGHKSLFQWLLEQALTLLQPSRVLMRKCTVKL
- the akap11 gene encoding A-kinase anchor protein 11 isoform X2, encoding MDACARIRGVPLKSRATMKKETIREGSTPCLKSLLKHKKELCNVVVELHNKEPQCLSEVHYVCLPSHAEGEDFTLQALTSLSTEMMELLRSLRVHTLKDEEILLLKDPKRPFERKDSVSQACSRALCILRHSPTPQISVCTMLGLLARYTAGIRYALELQVLQRGTSEACQAEDDDTNQSVSSIEEDFVTAFEHLEEEDTGAHSQRNQRDVASQTVPYTHLKDLTGSRIIISSIPRKSVRKGKAAAKVSETVLKPTAWPEISEIPYELSSLPKGRATSLTESDESDCSSPSPIIFLDEVGYQKSLKAKLDIPQIPILKDGVEDSDSEVSEFFDSFDQFDELDQSSDSNIKVLKEQPLPGQTEKYVDSSGCKFVSRGCSTTAMNPHKFDHRTLPANVKKPTPLKPGSPYSIHSDAPDSPRPARTPCEESGPLFSPVRSSAFSPLGEGGSLEYFWKADGDGSELRKPQDLCSLYKTYSDFANNLSKEILGSVCGYSSPVDFNINKNLSCVCHKEFKNTNGHLMKLSDIQETVTITKSQSQTLKDGIQKFATDLVEMSLGSALRDLQKGVSSCTTTLCHLAARLTSSVFQMAFHEIGMRHAYVLKERAINGLAGFLVGEAISGALKEFLFVKKQIFNNTVTRFAADLAEELVFEGIMEVCQFSHPSTPLTPGDWSFEQDEEVVSSYASDLSESVLQEAFIELSQADVTFTTQAAISVSVDNICYVSAEDSSLITKTCSAQTSYLGSQAVAEAANQEPDPGCTVKKALYCVSGIASCVPVPVAGKVISHVHNSDESSQYKPSIGHVCQTSPKRTICCQGEVASSTSDMSAATQTESSPGPARIQDASGEEIVDSMSTESDSDKPSIGKTFQNFSGNMVDTIVGEAFDLMHSSTKVKKKVEDCADFLSKTIAARISTPSHGIVKSHVSTQRGSTPIPSHLVPKGSSDTSSRSVCPVSKLTPEVRSVMRRDTLEVPSFEVASCGGRKVGAEDFSSSNSGTKSVEIPSTPPSSPQQPLDQYSEKQIRQFSKKLKGTLAKEFSPATPPPTPYYPPATDTKEAGSVTDKADFMLKLIRSLSEEAGSNEDDEENQKDGPHTKNCQSEQSPNVRSRMFERSALHYAERLACHIVSMATEMDTLSLGDVKKPVGEERKGSVALHSAQFSEQTLNSLWTYAGEVAGEVINDVKRMMSSTHCRHKTIKRGSINSTDKCQSGDGLLGSLTCQLSADVQASGMSSEYPSCESVTDEYAGYLIKVLKKEGGNRELILDQYATRLAYRSIKSGLAHAARKIKQRSPLRLHSSRRLHHDRSADVSQIPISKSSHTALTDGKDGSSCESLPCACQDGQDMSSNEYVELVNFAESLAYNITCDVTRKLRMSSVRLPKSLTDSCLYRKSSVEDMPENLIKSTFSCSLLTYTETNRLYHSMSSLNDSKSNSSVMQVIEHYARKIVDDTLEMTLGPACVQAAGDRRALEPNSFTEKLAEAYGTCRYCQGRECLFCSRDGRRGFQGLKRRQQESDAVTGLEIPRIHIDLEKRATFAEEMVSSVIEKAKKELSCTSLNADSGIGHDGASFAESLTTEIMTSALSNACQTVNFGTPRRDGVNVTESTVSQQLSLSVGDDSLGSWSNLSFEEDHPDESSSFHHLSDSSNGNSSSWSSLGLEGEVYEEHLSFSPSDSDCAEEKEAKEDSGGAVRVEREHGQAERALLVVSTDVQGGAVDPQLTAVLQWIAASITDLSLMQLSHFSGQELQQLPAVAQRLREREFRVADLLQALLRYFEECRTEEEPEAGDTRRGHKSLFQWLLEQALTLLQPSRVLMRKCTVKL
- the akap11 gene encoding A-kinase anchor protein 11 isoform X3; protein product: MDACARIRGVPLKSRATMKKETIREGSTPCLKSLLKHKKELCNVVVELHNKEPQCLSEVHYVCLPSHAEGEDFTLQALTSLSTEMMELLRSLRVHTLKDEEILLLKDPKRPFERKDSVSQACSRALCILRHSPTPQISVCTMLGLLARYTAGIRYALELQVLQRGTSEACQAEDDDTNQSVSSIEEDFVTAFEHLEEEDTGAHSQRNQRDVASQTVPYTHLKDLTGSRIIISSIPRKSVRKGKAAAKVSETVLKPTAWPEISEIPYELSSLPKGRATSLTESDESDCSSPSPIIFLDEVGYQKSLKAKLDIPQIPILKDGVEDSDSEVSEFFDSFDQFDELDQSSDSNIKVLKEQPLPGQTEKYVDSSGCKFVSRGCSTTAMNPHKFDHRTLPANVKKPTPLKPGSPYSIHSDAPDSPRPARTPCEESGPLFSPVRSSAFSPLGEGGSLEYFWKADGDGSELRKPQDLCSLYKTYSDFANNLSKEILGSVCGYSSPVDFNINKNLSCVCHKEFKNTNGHLMKLSDIQETVTITKSQSQTLKDGIQKFATDLVEMSLGSALRDLQKGVSSCTTTLCHLAARLTSSVFQMAFHEIGMRHAYVLKERAINGLAGFLVGEAISGALKEFLFVKKQIFNNTVTRFAADLAEELVFEGIMEVCQFSHPSTPLTPGDWSFEQDEEVVSSYASDLSESVLQEAFIELSQADVTFTTQAAISVSVDNICYVSAEDSSLITKTCSAQTSYLGSQAVAEAANQEPDPGCTVKKALYCVSGIASCVPVPVAGKVISHVHNSDESSQYKPSIGHVCQTSPKRTICCQGEVASSTSDMSAATQTESSPGPARIQDASGEEIVDSMSTESDSDKPSIGKTFQNFSGNMVDTIVGEAFDLMHSSTKVKKKVEDCADFLSKTIAARISTPSHGIVKSHVSTQRGSTPIPSHLVPKGSSDTSSRSVCPVSKLTPEVRSVMRRDTLEVPSFEVASCGGRKVGAEDFSSSNSGTKSVEIPSTPPSSPQQPLDQYSEKQIRQFSKKLKGTLAKEFSPATPPPTPYYPPATDTKEAGSVTDKADFMLKLIRSLSEEAGSNEDDEENQKDGPHTKNCQSEQSPNVRSRMFERSALHYAERLACHIVSMATEMDTLSLGDVKKPVGEERKGSVALHSAQFSEQTLNSLWTYAGEVAGEVINDVKRMMSSTHCRHKTIKRGSINSTDKCQSGDGLLGSLTCQLSADVQASGMSSEYPSCESVTDEYAGYLIKVLKKEGGNRELILDQYATRLAYRSIKSGLAHAARKIKQRSPLRLHSSRRLHHDRSADVSQIPISKSSHTALTDGKDGSSCESLPCACQDGQDMSSNEYVELVNFAESLAYNITCDVTRKLRMSSVRLPKSLTDSCLYRKSSVEDMPENLIKSTFSCSLLTYTETNRLYHSMSSLNDSKSNSSVMQVIEHYARKIVDDTLEMTLGPACVQAAGDRRALEPNSFTEKLAEAYGTCRYCQGRECLFCSRDGRRGFQGLKRRQQESDAVTGLEIPRIHIDLEKRATFAEEMVSSVIEKAKKELSCTSLNADSGIGHDGASFAESLTTEIMTSALSNACQTVNFGTPRRDGVNVTESTVSQQLSLSVGDDSLGSWSNLSFEEDHPDESSSFHHLSDSNGNSSSWSSLGLEGEVYEEHLSFSPSDSDCAEEKEAKEDSGGAVRVEREHGQAERALLVVSTDVQGGAVDPQLTAVLQWIAASITDLSLMQLSHFSGQELQQLPAVAQRLREREFRVADLLQALLRYFEECRTEEEPEAGDTRRGHKSLFQWLLEQALTLLQPSRVLMRKCTVKL